In Drosophila yakuba strain Tai18E2 chromosome X, Prin_Dyak_Tai18E2_2.1, whole genome shotgun sequence, a single genomic region encodes these proteins:
- the LOC6524637 gene encoding AF4/FMR2 family member lilli isoform X4, protein MLLKFTKTSGAGPSAVPLLTPAPAPGSSSASMQATTTTYAARGTGMRMTMSTNSTMSARIHRKGFRIPSKRQPGKGLPGKLHTITRAGPGKMVPGKRIPQRPHPPPCDNSNDSGLGFDQHTELRSSAGAGGVADPAANGGSGQRSSLLVNSALTNTVAAAAAAAAAAVASNTLQQHQQHHQQQQQQQQQQQQQQQQQQQQQQQQQQHSPQQHLIRAIPVSRFISARTVTRVANKRQPTTPLNSVASSNDGQVQLEIVSQPEQQHRARYQTEGSRGAVKDRSGNGFPIVRLTGYDKVAVLQVFIGTDIGRVAPHMFYQACKVAGKNSTQCNEKKVDGTMVIEIDFKPETDMTITCDCVGILKERNVDVEHRFPEHLAQKNKKKSTRCRMVFRTQLNRDDGTTETLQVCSNPIICTQPPGVPEICKKSLNSCPVDGGLELFIIGKNFLKDTHVVFQETYDSVNGDDPATEIAVRQQLIGGTAALWEQSVLPDKEYLHQTHLICTVPPYLHQNILKPVQVQVSIVSSGKKSEPHTFTYTPKGQYTTLAAASTLSNTIHAQDVSGFMDTTVASNASGSSGWSGAGGSGSNQSAGDNVEAKHEIDSGMMPPPITTQIPMGVRRSSLPSVTPMITDQQLVHLNAVAASAEALKTELEDSNSHSPLTGESTPDSPNAAMQYHRFARKPSLDTIMYDQSNSLPGFPAVVAPATAAAVAAAVDIDPAAVAVAVELAVKNEIVKHVVQQHQQMQEQMQEQQQQQQQQQQQQQQPQQQQQQQQQQQQQQQQQQQQQQQQQQQQQQQQQVHKFIDELTKSTSVVSSNGTTEPALFTTSAVIDHALTDILQAKVGIAPPNVVLERSLSLSSTNSSSSMSGSETSPNSSPLTQDIILNSEPAAALAGAAALGGPAPVDVTGGLSTDIIMNPAVSPSTILCSANGAATAVVPNIMAPHQVTMANSILNDIAMQPEPTQQDAAVAALALSNIMMSPPTAASGVGVVDTLPPTPAAMQPEVAATATSTAVSNMIIKAAADFITTQEQEQHHYHHHGRVHSHSPQAAVGVSGNPAETASDPLVNLLLNHSTTPETAAAAAAAVAVEAANFQSMNHSHHSHHGHHGHSHSHGHSHSHSHNRVTGHVSGHVTSHHHGHHLPVVPPTPQESLIVALASENALQKSVATAAVTTNGAVMTQQASAPNTAGSILPAAVGAVAAAAAVALQPPIPRELTTMSDQDLISYINPSTFDQL, encoded by the exons GCATGAGAATGACCATGTCCACCAATTCCACAATGAGTGCGCGAATACATCGCAAAGGATTTCGCATACCATCGAAAAGACAACCGGGTAAGGGATTGCCCGGCAAGCTGCACACCATAACCAGG GCGGGTCCTGGCAAAATGGTTCCTGGCAAGCGAATACCACAGCGACCCCATCCGCCGCCCTGCGACAACTCGAACGACAGTGGGCTGGGCTTCGATCAGCACACGGAGCTAAGGAGCTCGGCAGGcgctgggggcgtggccgatCCTGCGGCGAATGGAGGCAGTGGCCAGCGATCCAGTTTGCTGGTGAACAGCGCTTTAACCAACACAgtggctgcagcagcggccgcagcagctgccgcgGTGGCCAGCAACACgttgcagcagcatcagcagcaccaccaacagcagcagcagcagcaacagcaacagcagcaacaacagcagcagcagcaacaacagcagcagcagcagcagcaacattcaCCGCAGCAGCATTTAATCAGAGCGATACCTGTATCAAG ATTCATATCGGCCAGGACTGTCACACGGGTGGCCAACAAACGGCAACCCACAACGCCGCTGAACAGCGTCGCCAGCTCCAACGATGGCCAGGTGCAGCTGGAGATCGTCTCCCAGCCGGAGCAACAGCACCGGGCACGCTACCAAACGGAGGGCAGCCGCGGAGCCGTCAAGGATCGCAGCGGCAATGGTTTCCCCATCGTCCGGCTGACCGGATACGACAAGGTTGCCGTCCTCCAGGTCTTCATTGGCACGGACATTGGACGCGTGGCACCGCACATGTTCTACCAGGCCTGCAAGGTCGCCGGCAAGAACTCGACGCAGTGCAACGAGAAGAAGGTCGACGGCACCATGGTCATTGAGATCGATTTCAAACCCGAAACGGACATGACCATCACCTGCGATTGCGTTGGAATCTTGAAG gAACGcaatgtggatgtggagcaCCGCTTTCCCGAGCACCTGGCGcaaaagaacaaaaagaaatcGACTCGCTGCCGGATGGTGTTCCGCACCCAGCTGAACCGTGACGATGGCACCACCGAGACCCTACAAGTCTGCTCGAATCCAATCATCTGCA CTCAACCACCTGGCGTGCCGGAAATATGCAAGAAATCATTAAACTCCTGTCCCGTTGATGGCGGCCTCGAGCTATTCATTATCGGCAAGAACTTCCTCAAGGACACACATGTGGTGTTCCAGGAGACCTACGACAGTGTCAACGGCGACGATCCGGCCACGGAAATTGCAGTGCGCCAGCAGCTCATCGGCGGAACCGCAGCACTTTGGGAACAAAGCGTTCTGCCGGACAAGGAGTACCTTCACCAG ACTCATCTGATATGCACGGTGCCACCGTATCTGCACCAGAACATCCTGAAGCCGGTCCAGGTGCAGGTGTCGATCGTCTCCAGCGGCAAGAAGAGCGAACCGCACACGTTCACCTACACGCCCAAGGGACAGTACACGACGCTGGCGGCAGCCAGCACGTTAAGTAACACAATCCACGCCCAAG ATGTGAGCGGTTTCATGGACACCACAGTAGCGTCCAATGCGAGTGGCTCCAGTGGCTGGAGTGGGGCAGGCGGCTCTGGAAGCAACCAATCTGCAGGCGATAATGTGGAGGCCAAGCACGAGATCGATTCGGGCATGATGCCACCGCCCATTACCACCCAAATACCGATGGGCGTTCGACGCTCTTCGCTGCCCAGTGTCACCCCGATGATTACGGACCAGCAGCTGGTCCATCTCAACGCAGTGGCGGCCAGTGCGGAGGCCCTGAAGACGGAACTGGAGGACAGCAACTCGCACAGTCCCCTAACCGGTGAATCCACACCGGACAGCCCGAATGCAGCCATGCAGTATCATCGCTTTGCACGAAAGCCCAGCCTGGACACCATCATGTACGATCAGTCCAACAGTCTGCCCGGTTTCCCAGCCGTTGTTGCACCTGCTACAGCTGCTGCCGTGGCCGCTGCAGTGGATATTGATCCGGCGGCGGTGGCCGTGGCGGTGGAACTGGCCGTCAAGAACGAGATTGTGAAGCATGTTgtgcagcagcaccagcagatGCAGGAGCAAAtgcaagagcagcagcagcagcagcaacaacagcagcaacaacaacagcagccccaacaacaacagcagcagcaacagcagcagcagcaacaacaacagcagcagcaacaacagcagcagcagcaacaacaacaacagcagcagcagcaacaggtgcACAAGTTCATCGATGAGCTGACCAAATCCACATCGGTGGTATCCAGCAATGGCACCACTGAACCGGCTCTGTTCACCACCTCGGCGGTGATTGATCACGCTTTGACCGACATTCTGCAGGCCAAAGTGGGCATTGCGCCGCCCAATGTGGTGCTGGAACGGAGTTTGTCCCTAAGCTCCACGAACTCCAGCAGTTCCATGAGTGGCAGTGAGACCTCCCCGAATAGTTCACCCCTGACCCAGGACATCATACTCAATTCGGAACCGGCGGCGGCACTGGCCGGTGCTGCTGCCTTGGGTGGCCCGGCGCCCGTTGATGTCACCGGTGGTCTGTCTACCGATATCATCATGAATCCCGCCGTTTCGCCATCGACGATTTTGTGCTCCGCAAACGGAGCGGCCACGGCCGTGGTGCCCAATATAATGGCACCCCACCAAGTGACCATGGCCAACTCGATTTTGAATGACATTGCCATGCAGCCGGAACCTACGCAGCAGGATGCAGCGGTAGCAGCCTTGGCATTGAGTAACATCATGATGAGTCCACCCACCGCGGCATCGGGTGTGGGAGTTGTGGACACACTGCCACCGACACCAGCGGCTATGCAGCCAGAGGTCGCAGCCACTGCCACATCGACTGCGGTCAGCAACATGATTATCAAGGCGGCGGCGGACTTTATAACCacccaggagcaggagcagcaccactaccaccaccatGGTCGCGTCCACTCCCATTCGCCACAGGCAGCCGTCGGAGTGAGCGGTAATCCTGCCGAGACGGCATCGGATCCGTTAGTTAATCTGCTGTTGAACCACTCAACCACACCAGAAAcagcggctgctgctgctgccgcggTAGCTGTAGAAGCAGCCAACTTCCAGTCGATGAATCACAGTCACCACAGCCATCATGGTCATCATGGCCATAGTCATAGTCACggtcacagtcacagtcatAGCCACAATCGGGTCACGGGACACGTTTCCGGACATGTGACCAGTCACCATCATGGTCACCACTTGCCGGTGGTGCCGCCGACACCACAAGAATCTCTGATCGTTGCCCTGGCCAGCGAGAATGCGCTGCAAAAGTCGGTGGCCACCGCCGCAGTGACCACCAATGGAGCAGTGATGACGCAGCAGGCATCTGCCCCAAACACAGCGGGCAGCATACTCCCGGCAGCGGTTGGAGCGGTAGCTGCGGCGGCCGCCGTCGCATTGCAGCCGCCCATTCCCCGGGAGCTGACCACGATGTCGGATCAGGATCTAATCAGCTACATCAACCCGAGCACCTTTGATCAGC TTTAA
- the LOC6524637 gene encoding AF4/FMR2 family member lilli isoform X2: MLLKFTKTSGAGPSAVPLLTPAPAPGSSSASMQATTTTYAARGTGMRMTMSTNSTMSARIHRKGFRIPSKRQPGKGLPGKLHTITRAGPGKMVPGKRIPQRPHPPPCDNSNDSGLGFDQHTELRSSAGAGGVADPAANGGSGQRSSLLVNSALTNTVAAAAAAAAAAVASNTLQQHQQHHQQQQQQQQQQQQQQQQQQQQQQQQQQHSPQQHLIRAIPVSRSRHDTKMMAHYLEDLDLISASSSEDSATSTPTGLDEDTGFVNDTNSTTAGGNSNSDPFGDVFQATEAAVAAAVNAFNLQQQHQQQQHQQQHSVQQQQFQYNGLLLPQHQQQQQQQQQSQQQQQQSHHQQQHHHHRHGKHIKRKKLECNQVELDNDDACSEDEFIRKIASTVTVASTVDDTPSPPAPPPPIAAAPATPTVSLLPRISNNSIETKFISARTVTRVANKRQPTTPLNSVASSNDGQVQLEIVSQPEQQHRARYQTEGSRGAVKDRSGNGFPIVRLTGYDKVAVLQVFIGTDIGRVAPHMFYQACKVAGKNSTQCNEKKVDGTMVIEIDFKPETDMTITCDCVGILKERNVDVEHRFPEHLAQKNKKKSTRCRMVFRTQLNRDDGTTETLQVCSNPIICTQPPGVPEICKKSLNSCPVDGGLELFIIGKNFLKDTHVVFQETYDSVNGDDPATEIAVRQQLIGGTAALWEQSVLPDKEYLHQTHLICTVPPYLHQNILKPVQVQVSIVSSGKKSEPHTFTYTPKGQYTTLAAASTLSNTIHAQDVSGFMDTTVASNASGSSGWSGAGGSGSNQSAGDNVEAKHEIDSGMMPPPITTQIPMGVRRSSLPSVTPMITDQQLVHLNAVAASAEALKTELEDSNSHSPLTGESTPDSPNAAMQYHRFARKPSLDTIMYDQSNSLPGFPAVVAPATAAAVAAAVDIDPAAVAVAVELAVKNEIVKHVVQQHQQMQEQMQEQQQQQQQQQQQQQQPQQQQQQQQQQQQQQQQQQQQQQQQQQQQQQQQQVHKFIDELTKSTSVVSSNGTTEPALFTTSAVIDHALTDILQAKVGIAPPNVVLERSLSLSSTNSSSSMSGSETSPNSSPLTQDIILNSEPAAALAGAAALGGPAPVDVTGGLSTDIIMNPAVSPSTILCSANGAATAVVPNIMAPHQVTMANSILNDIAMQPEPTQQDAAVAALALSNIMMSPPTAASGVGVVDTLPPTPAAMQPEVAATATSTAVSNMIIKAAADFITTQEQEQHHYHHHGRVHSHSPQAAVGVSGNPAETASDPLVNLLLNHSTTPETAAAAAAAVAVEAANFQSMNHSHHSHHGHHGHSHSHGHSHSHSHNRVTGHVSGHVTSHHHGHHLPVVPPTPQESLIVALASENALQKSVATAAVTTNGAVMTQQASAPNTAGSILPAAVGAVAAAAAVALQPPIPRELTTMSDQDLISYINPSTFDQL, encoded by the exons GCATGAGAATGACCATGTCCACCAATTCCACAATGAGTGCGCGAATACATCGCAAAGGATTTCGCATACCATCGAAAAGACAACCGGGTAAGGGATTGCCCGGCAAGCTGCACACCATAACCAGG GCGGGTCCTGGCAAAATGGTTCCTGGCAAGCGAATACCACAGCGACCCCATCCGCCGCCCTGCGACAACTCGAACGACAGTGGGCTGGGCTTCGATCAGCACACGGAGCTAAGGAGCTCGGCAGGcgctgggggcgtggccgatCCTGCGGCGAATGGAGGCAGTGGCCAGCGATCCAGTTTGCTGGTGAACAGCGCTTTAACCAACACAgtggctgcagcagcggccgcagcagctgccgcgGTGGCCAGCAACACgttgcagcagcatcagcagcaccaccaacagcagcagcagcagcaacagcaacagcagcaacaacagcagcagcagcaacaacagcagcagcagcagcagcaacattcaCCGCAGCAGCATTTAATCAGAGCGATACCTGTATCAAG ATCGCGGCACGACACCAAAATGATGGCTCACTATCTGGAGGATCTGGACCTGATATCGGCGTCCTCCTCGGAGGATTCGGCCACCTCGACGCCGACCGGTTTGGATGAGGACACGGGCTTTGTGAACGACACCAATTCGACGACAGCCGGCGGCAATAGTAACTCGGATCCATTTGGAGACGTCTTCCAGGCAACCGAGGCAGCCGTCGCAGCAGCCGTGAATGCCTTCAacctgcaacagcaacatcagcagcagcagcaccagcagcaacattcggtgcaacagcaacagtttCAGTACAACGGACTGCTGTTGccacagcaccagcagcagcagcagcagcagcaacagtcgcagcagcagcagcagcagtcgcatcaccagcaacaacatcacCATCACCGCCATGGCAAGCACATCAAACGCAAGAAGCTCGAGTGCAACCAGGTGGAACTGGACAACGATGATGCCTGCAGCGAGGATGAGTTCATCCGCAAGATTGCCAGTACGGTGACGGTGGCATCAACGGTCGATGACACGCCCTCGCCCCCGGCCCCGCCTCCGCCCATTGCTGCCgcacctgccacgcccactgttaGCCTCCTGCCGcgcatcagcaacaacagcattGAGACAAA ATTCATATCGGCCAGGACTGTCACACGGGTGGCCAACAAACGGCAACCCACAACGCCGCTGAACAGCGTCGCCAGCTCCAACGATGGCCAGGTGCAGCTGGAGATCGTCTCCCAGCCGGAGCAACAGCACCGGGCACGCTACCAAACGGAGGGCAGCCGCGGAGCCGTCAAGGATCGCAGCGGCAATGGTTTCCCCATCGTCCGGCTGACCGGATACGACAAGGTTGCCGTCCTCCAGGTCTTCATTGGCACGGACATTGGACGCGTGGCACCGCACATGTTCTACCAGGCCTGCAAGGTCGCCGGCAAGAACTCGACGCAGTGCAACGAGAAGAAGGTCGACGGCACCATGGTCATTGAGATCGATTTCAAACCCGAAACGGACATGACCATCACCTGCGATTGCGTTGGAATCTTGAAG gAACGcaatgtggatgtggagcaCCGCTTTCCCGAGCACCTGGCGcaaaagaacaaaaagaaatcGACTCGCTGCCGGATGGTGTTCCGCACCCAGCTGAACCGTGACGATGGCACCACCGAGACCCTACAAGTCTGCTCGAATCCAATCATCTGCA CTCAACCACCTGGCGTGCCGGAAATATGCAAGAAATCATTAAACTCCTGTCCCGTTGATGGCGGCCTCGAGCTATTCATTATCGGCAAGAACTTCCTCAAGGACACACATGTGGTGTTCCAGGAGACCTACGACAGTGTCAACGGCGACGATCCGGCCACGGAAATTGCAGTGCGCCAGCAGCTCATCGGCGGAACCGCAGCACTTTGGGAACAAAGCGTTCTGCCGGACAAGGAGTACCTTCACCAG ACTCATCTGATATGCACGGTGCCACCGTATCTGCACCAGAACATCCTGAAGCCGGTCCAGGTGCAGGTGTCGATCGTCTCCAGCGGCAAGAAGAGCGAACCGCACACGTTCACCTACACGCCCAAGGGACAGTACACGACGCTGGCGGCAGCCAGCACGTTAAGTAACACAATCCACGCCCAAG ATGTGAGCGGTTTCATGGACACCACAGTAGCGTCCAATGCGAGTGGCTCCAGTGGCTGGAGTGGGGCAGGCGGCTCTGGAAGCAACCAATCTGCAGGCGATAATGTGGAGGCCAAGCACGAGATCGATTCGGGCATGATGCCACCGCCCATTACCACCCAAATACCGATGGGCGTTCGACGCTCTTCGCTGCCCAGTGTCACCCCGATGATTACGGACCAGCAGCTGGTCCATCTCAACGCAGTGGCGGCCAGTGCGGAGGCCCTGAAGACGGAACTGGAGGACAGCAACTCGCACAGTCCCCTAACCGGTGAATCCACACCGGACAGCCCGAATGCAGCCATGCAGTATCATCGCTTTGCACGAAAGCCCAGCCTGGACACCATCATGTACGATCAGTCCAACAGTCTGCCCGGTTTCCCAGCCGTTGTTGCACCTGCTACAGCTGCTGCCGTGGCCGCTGCAGTGGATATTGATCCGGCGGCGGTGGCCGTGGCGGTGGAACTGGCCGTCAAGAACGAGATTGTGAAGCATGTTgtgcagcagcaccagcagatGCAGGAGCAAAtgcaagagcagcagcagcagcagcaacaacagcagcaacaacaacagcagccccaacaacaacagcagcagcaacagcagcagcagcaacaacaacagcagcagcaacaacagcagcagcagcaacaacaacaacagcagcagcagcaacaggtgcACAAGTTCATCGATGAGCTGACCAAATCCACATCGGTGGTATCCAGCAATGGCACCACTGAACCGGCTCTGTTCACCACCTCGGCGGTGATTGATCACGCTTTGACCGACATTCTGCAGGCCAAAGTGGGCATTGCGCCGCCCAATGTGGTGCTGGAACGGAGTTTGTCCCTAAGCTCCACGAACTCCAGCAGTTCCATGAGTGGCAGTGAGACCTCCCCGAATAGTTCACCCCTGACCCAGGACATCATACTCAATTCGGAACCGGCGGCGGCACTGGCCGGTGCTGCTGCCTTGGGTGGCCCGGCGCCCGTTGATGTCACCGGTGGTCTGTCTACCGATATCATCATGAATCCCGCCGTTTCGCCATCGACGATTTTGTGCTCCGCAAACGGAGCGGCCACGGCCGTGGTGCCCAATATAATGGCACCCCACCAAGTGACCATGGCCAACTCGATTTTGAATGACATTGCCATGCAGCCGGAACCTACGCAGCAGGATGCAGCGGTAGCAGCCTTGGCATTGAGTAACATCATGATGAGTCCACCCACCGCGGCATCGGGTGTGGGAGTTGTGGACACACTGCCACCGACACCAGCGGCTATGCAGCCAGAGGTCGCAGCCACTGCCACATCGACTGCGGTCAGCAACATGATTATCAAGGCGGCGGCGGACTTTATAACCacccaggagcaggagcagcaccactaccaccaccatGGTCGCGTCCACTCCCATTCGCCACAGGCAGCCGTCGGAGTGAGCGGTAATCCTGCCGAGACGGCATCGGATCCGTTAGTTAATCTGCTGTTGAACCACTCAACCACACCAGAAAcagcggctgctgctgctgccgcggTAGCTGTAGAAGCAGCCAACTTCCAGTCGATGAATCACAGTCACCACAGCCATCATGGTCATCATGGCCATAGTCATAGTCACggtcacagtcacagtcatAGCCACAATCGGGTCACGGGACACGTTTCCGGACATGTGACCAGTCACCATCATGGTCACCACTTGCCGGTGGTGCCGCCGACACCACAAGAATCTCTGATCGTTGCCCTGGCCAGCGAGAATGCGCTGCAAAAGTCGGTGGCCACCGCCGCAGTGACCACCAATGGAGCAGTGATGACGCAGCAGGCATCTGCCCCAAACACAGCGGGCAGCATACTCCCGGCAGCGGTTGGAGCGGTAGCTGCGGCGGCCGCCGTCGCATTGCAGCCGCCCATTCCCCGGGAGCTGACCACGATGTCGGATCAGGATCTAATCAGCTACATCAACCCGAGCACCTTTGATCAGC TTTAA